From a single Drosophila sulfurigaster albostrigata strain 15112-1811.04 chromosome 3, ASM2355843v2, whole genome shotgun sequence genomic region:
- the LOC133843622 gene encoding protein yellow — MQRTHCIRIITLVSCCLAIATGQYSTGPGGGYDSKALESVFQARNLEFGFPTEHERERVLREGLYIPDSVVPLDVDVYYTHGDKTPSIFVTIPRFSKGVPFSLAYVTNEVRPNGTELRAYPNYEWHQSHGADCNGLTSVFRTQIDECGRMWILDSGEIDFVQHCAPQVYAIDLASGNVVHHYRLPRGVFKMNVSRFVTITIELDDHNCDVGHIYMADSIGHGIVVYDMATQNSWRIENKFTFPLQEFGTFTVAGESFELWDGSVALTLTPHGLSEQSERMLYFHSLSSDIQMAVPLRVVNNASLWNVNNWKPNDVTIALDQFVVLGKRGSQCVGTAMSETGMLLCGLVQPSSIMAWNIRQPYTRKNLVLLIQDEHRLQFVSGLKIVRNHEGKEELWAMSNRLQKAFGPGLNYKEINFRIQKCGIHELFHGLPCH, encoded by the exons ATGCAGCGTACCCATTGCATAAGGATCATAACGCTAGTCAGCTGCTGTCTGGCCATTGCAACAGGACAATACAGCACAGGTCCTGGCGGTGGCTACGATTCCAAGGCGCTGGAGAGCGTATTTCAGGCGCGCAACCTTGAGTTTGGATTTCCAACGGAACATGAGCGCGAACGTGTGCTACGCGAAGGACTTTACATCCCGGACAGTGTCGTGCCCCTCGATGTGGATGTTTATTACACGC ACGGAGACAAAACGCCCTCGATTTTTGTGACCATTCCGAGATTTAGCAAAGGTGTGCCCTTCTCTCTGGCCTACGTGACCAACGAGGTGCGACCGAATGGCACCGAGCTACGTGCCTATCCTAACTACGAATGGCATCAATCCCATGGTGCCGACTGCAATGGTCTCACTTCGGTGTTTCGCACACAAATCGATGAGTGTGGACGCATGTGGATCTTGGACAGTGGTGAGATTGATTTTGTCCAGCATTGTGCGCCTCAGGTGTATGCCATCGATTTGGCCAGCGGCAACGTGGTGCATCACTATCGCCTGCCCAGAGGCGTGTTCAAGATGAACGTCAGTCGCTTTGTTACCATCACCATCGAATTGGATGACCACAACTGTGATGTCGGACACATCTATATGGCGGACTCCATTGGCCACGGCATTGTGGTTTACGACATGGCCACGCAGAACTCCTGgcgcattgaaaataagtTCACGTTTCCGCTCCAGGAATTTGGCACCTTCACCGTAGCAGGCGAAAGTTTTGAGCTTTGGGATGGCAGCGTTGCGTTAACTCTAACTCCACATGGTCTCTCTGAGCAGTCGGAACGCATGTTGTATTTCCATTCGTTGTCCAGTGACATTCAAATGGCTGTTCCACTGCGAGTGGTCAACAATGCTAGCCTGTGGAATGTCAACAATTGGAAGCCGAACGATGTCACCATTGCATTGGATCAGTTTGTGGTGCTTGGCAAGCGAGGCAGCCAATGTGTGGGCACAGCGATGAGTGAGACGGGCATGCTTCTCTGTGGTCTGGTGCAGCCATCGAGTATTATGGCCTGGAACATACGTCAACCCTACACTCGAAAAAATCTGGTATTGCTTATTCAAGACGAGCATCGATTGCAATTCGTCAGCGGGCTGAAAATCGTTCGAAACCACGAGGGTAAGGAGGAACTCTGGGCAATGTCGAATCGATTGCAAAAGGCCTTCGGTCCCGGACTCAACTACAAGGAAATCAATTTCCGCATACAAAAATGCGGCATTCATGAGTTGTTCCACGGTTTGCCTTGTCACTAA
- the LOC133845241 gene encoding uncharacterized protein LOC133845241, which yields MLSCIRLRCVAANPRHWGNRFPQQLRLLTDEESNKNRDKKYGKLWNKQIGELVRKRNMLALIGEYVELQEKYVDSRLRSNKMLIELAKAVWSYETLSHGKSQ from the exons ATGCTCAGCTGTATCAGGCTCAGATGTGTGGCAGCTAATCCCAGACACTGGGGAAATCGGTTTCCACAACAGCTGCGCCTGCTAACAGACGAGGAAAGTAACAAGAATCGCGATAAGAAG TATGGAAAACTTTGGAATAAACAAATTGGGGAATTGGTTCGA AAGCGCAACATGCTGGCGTTGATTGGCGAGTATGTTGAGCTGCAGGAGAAGTATGTGGACTCCAGGCTACGCAGCAATAAAATGCTAATCGAATTGGCCAAAGCTGTGTGGAGTTACGAAACATTATCCCATGGAAAGAGCCAATGa
- the LOC133843621 gene encoding major royal jelly protein 1, with protein sequence MIRLRNTLLLLLPLFWLFFDPTLAQRRSYTSTFASPADTDSRRPGSGRPPGGLRPVRTVETVNRWQQLEYGFANPQDRQQAEAAGNLVPENGTPIDVQPHYLPNGQARIFVTIPRFVTGIPYTLATVSDEQANNGPQLQPYPNFAWHNNNGDDCDRITSAFRVSITECNQMWVIDSGNIGGSQLCAPQLLQFDLNTDTLLHRFRFPNETYTSGASLFIAPNLLVQDPPPRGNCARTMIYVPDVSYHGLVIYDHSTNAAWRAEHRFMYPDPDHGLHTIAGESFTLMDGIFTVNNDKRNLYFHPLASVSEYSVPLDVLNNRANWANGVDAMADQFKLLGRRKSECATSALDSRSNLYCVAFNPIKLFAWNVNTPYTTRNFGNLPAKADELQFVSGMKVVRNNGGQEELWMLSNRFQKIAAGTINANEVNFRILRRPLDDIHSGVFFASDDDLTNRLIFT encoded by the exons ATGATACGACTACGCAatactttgctgctgctcttgccgCTGTTCTGGTTATTTTTTGACCCAACTCTGGCTCAACGGCGAAGCTACACATCAACCTTCGCATCTCCTGCTGACACTGATTCGCGTCGTCCGGGATCTGGACGTCCTCCTGGCGGCCTGCGTCCGGTGCGCACTGTGGAGACGGTGAACCGTTGGCAGCAATTGGAGTACGGCTTTGCCAATCCGCAGGATCGTCAGCAGGCCGAAGCCGCCGGCAATTTGGTGCCAGAGAATGGCACTCCCATTGATGTGCAGCCCCATTATTTGCCCAACGGTCAGGCACGCATCTTCGTTACCATTCCACGCTTTGTCACCGGTATTCCATACACTTTGGCCACCGTTTCCGATGAGCAAGCGAATAATGGACCGCAATTGCAGCCGTATCCGAACTTTGCctggcacaacaacaacggcgatGACTGCGATCGCATTACCTCCGCCTTCCGTGTATCC ATCACGGAGTGCAATCAGATGTGGGTCATTGATTCGGGCAACATTGGTGGCTCGCAGCTCTGTGCACCACAGTTGCTGCAGTTCGATTTGAATACGGATACTTTGCTGCATCGTTTCCGTTTCCCCAATGAGACGTATACTTCGGGTGCCTCGCTCTTCATTGCCCCCAATCTGTTGGTGCAGGATCCGCCACCGCGTGGCAACTGTGCACGCACCATGATCTACGTGCCAGACGTCAGCTATCACGGTCTCGTTATCTACGATCACAGCACGAACGCTGCTTGGCGTGCCGAGCATCGTTTCATGTATCCCGATCCCGATCATGGCCTGCACACCATTGCTGGCGAGAGCTTTACGCTGATGGACGGCATCTTTACGGTTAACAATGATAAGCGTAATCTCTACTTCCATCCGCTGGCCAGTGTTAGCGAGTATTCAGTGCCATTGGATGTGCTGAATAATCGCGCGAATTGGGCAAACGGTGTCGATGCCATGGCCGATCAGTTCAAGCTGCTGGGCAGGCGCAAGAGCGAGTGTGCCACCTCAGCCTTGGACAGTCGCAGCAATCTGTACTGCGTCGCCTTCAATCCCATCAAGTTGTTTGCTTGGAATGTCAACACACCGTATACCACACGAAATTTTGGCAATCTGCCAGCCAAGGCCGATGAGTTGCAGTTTGTCAGCGGCATGAAAGTTGTGCGCAATAATGGCGGCCAGGAGGAGCTCTGGATGCTCTCCAATCGTTTTCAG aaAATTGCCGCTGGCACAATAAATGCCAACGAGGTGAATTTCCGCATATTGCGTCGCCCACTTGATGATATTCACAGCGGCGTATTCTTTGCCAGCGATGATGATCTGACCAATCGTCTGATTTTCACTTAG
- the LOC133845238 gene encoding serine/threonine-protein kinase pakD isoform X3, translated as MVNKQYTANDLEAFMKIAANWQSTNHNLLEGVDLKQEMTQYMNSPSMNMYKKRERTQNWNHQEKKYLLDLCRKDMRIIENKRLDAGLTAVKNKAWKIIHQKFSNQFGTDRTCNRLKEQWRRMKACTRNEILDYNNRLARFGAEVADRKKPSPFTFEVWDFMQEAKKACKSEALDGIDYSKIPLALEEDFEYRDDYKFNADEHDMDDSRTPPQELCDVDIKEEETNETFNETYNNHSNDITVNGERLSVSPNHSRNGLHEPESPAGSALDTSAVGGGFMPPSGSDMSGFQPSFNMNNISATLEALNALRSGQFPSAAAAAAAAIQQHQAQAQAQAAALQQHSNNNNNNNNNNNEDDDELPKPLAKRQRTSSSSLVGDEQQQPQQTSLPMTTSVPQTADSQALERSGVSSVVASSSGSNVVATSAGNSFEMRMFMEMQSKEHMMRMKILEVQLQAAKHSRDLVEINKTLALQKLQELASKRLPS; from the exons GTGAACAAACAGTACACAGCCAACGATCTGGAGGCTTTTATGAAAATAGCCGCCAACTGGCAAAGCACCAACCACAATTTGCTGGAGGGTGTCGATTTAAAGCAAG AGATGACACAGTACATGAACAGTCCGTCGATGAACATGTACAAGAAGCGCGAACGCACACAGAACTGGAATCATCAGGAGAAGAAATACTTGCTGGATCTGTGCCGCAAGGATATGCGCATCATTGAGAACAAACGGCTCGATGCTGGCCTCACTGCCGTCAAGAACAAGGCCTGGAAGATCATACACCAGAAGTTCTCCAATCAATTTGGCACCGATCGCACCTGCAATCGCCTCAAAGAGCAATGGCGACGCATGAAAG CTTGCACACGCAATGAGATATTGGACTATAATAATCGCCTGGCCAGATTTGGCGCTGAGGTTGCCGATCGCAAGAAGCCATCGCCGTTTACCTTCGAGGTCTGGGACTTCATGCAGGAGGCGAAGAAGGCCTGCAAATCGGAGGCACTTGATGGCATTGATTACTCCAAGATACCGCTGGCGCTCGAGGAGGACTTTGAGTATCGCGACGACTACAAATTCAATGCCGATGAGCATGACATGGACGA CAGTCGCACACCCCCTCAAGAGCTCTGCGATGTGGACATCAAGGAGGAGGAGACTAATGAGACCTTTAACGAAACGTATAACAATCACAGCAATGACATCACTGTCAATGGGGAACGTCTCAGCGTCTCGCCCAATCACAGTCGCAACGGCCTCCACGAACCCGAGAGTCCGGCTGGCTCAGCGCTGGACACGAGCGCGGTTGGCGGTGGCTTTATGCCGCCCAGTGGCAGCGACATGTCTGGCTTTCAGCCCAGCTTCAACATGAACAACATATCCGCCACACTGGAGGCGCTCAATGCACTGCGCAGTGGCCAATTTCCAAGCGCTGcggccgcagcagctgctgccataCAACAGCATCAGGCACAGGCACAAGCACAGGCTGCCGCCTTGcaacagcacagcaacaacaataataacaacaacaacaataacaacgaggatgatgatgagctgCCCAAGCCGTTGGCCAAGCGTCAGCgcacgagcagcagcagcttggtcggcgacgagcagcagcagccgcaacagaCATCGCTGCCGATGACGACAAGTGTGCCACAGACCGCCGACAGTCAAGCGCTGGAGCGCAGCGGAGTCAGCAGCgttgtggcaagcagcagtggcagcaatgTTGTGGCCACCTCAGCTGGCAATTCGTTTGAGATGCGCATGTTCATGGAGATGCAGAGCAAGGAGCACATGATGCGCATGAAGATACTCGAGGTGCAATTGCAGGCAGCCAAGCATAGTCGCGATCTCGTCGAGATTAACAAGACGCTGGCGCTCCAGAAGCTCCAAGAATTGGCCAGCAAGCGGTTGCCCAGTTAG
- the LOC133843627 gene encoding uncharacterized protein LOC133843627, translated as MSKLIRKFLSQTKDLTNWKYLIKSNFNLVNSLDLKLEELRLERSQLEARSKTLFQKQRSTECMLTDLTRSIKQLEYDIVQMQKPKAQNIASAPEEEEIRESRRASNSQRKG; from the exons ATGTCAAAGTTAATTCGAAAATTTCTAAGCCAAACCAAAGATCTTACAAATtg GAAATACTtgataaaaagtaattttaatttggtcAACAGTCTGGATCTAAAGTTGGAAGAGCTGCGTTTG GAACGTTCTCAGCTGGAAGCGCGCTCCAAGACGCTGTTTCAAAAGCAGCGATCCACAGAATGCATGTTGACAGATTTAACGCGCAGCATCAAGCAACTTGAATACGACATTGTTCAgatgcaaaaaccaaaagcacaaaatattgCTTCTGCACCTGAGGAGGAAGAGATCAGAGAGTCACGACGAGCATCCAACAGTCAGCGAAAGGGATAG
- the LOC133843629 gene encoding uncharacterized protein LOC133843629 isoform X1 — protein sequence MNHIAMQISSLCVKILQPHQNFVQHIVRYSNKIREAGKAKENVHFLKQQRAQLKELQKKIALKKDEIKKKINKLDSQIEEIKKKNRREKKKEEDQN from the exons ATGAATCACATCGCCATGCAAATTTCCTCATTGTGTGTCAAAATTTTGCAACCACATCAAAATTTTGTTCAACACATTGTCAG GTACTCAAATAAAATCCGTGAAGCGGGAAAAGCCAAGGAAAATGTTCACTTTTTAAAACAG caGCGAGCGCAACTGAAGGAGTTACAAAAAAAGATAGCTCTCAAGAAagatgaaattaaaaagaaaataaataagctgGATTCACAAATtgaagaaattaaaaagaagaatagacgggagaagaaaaaagaagaagatcaaaattaa
- the LOC133843629 gene encoding uncharacterized protein LOC133843629 isoform X2 — MNHIAMQISSLCVKILQPHQNFVQHIVRYSNKIREAGKAKENVHFLKQRAQLKELQKKIALKKDEIKKKINKLDSQIEEIKKKNRREKKKEEDQN; from the exons ATGAATCACATCGCCATGCAAATTTCCTCATTGTGTGTCAAAATTTTGCAACCACATCAAAATTTTGTTCAACACATTGTCAG GTACTCAAATAAAATCCGTGAAGCGGGAAAAGCCAAGGAAAATGTTCACTTTTTAAAACAG CGAGCGCAACTGAAGGAGTTACAAAAAAAGATAGCTCTCAAGAAagatgaaattaaaaagaaaataaataagctgGATTCACAAATtgaagaaattaaaaagaagaatagacgggagaagaaaaaagaagaagatcaaaattaa
- the LOC133845238 gene encoding serine/threonine-protein kinase pakD isoform X1, with protein sequence MASSAVNKQYTANDLEAFMKIAANWQSTNHNLLEGVDLKQEMTQYMNSPSMNMYKKRERTQNWNHQEKKYLLDLCRKDMRIIENKRLDAGLTAVKNKAWKIIHQKFSNQFGTDRTCNRLKEQWRRMKACTRNEILDYNNRLARFGAEVADRKKPSPFTFEVWDFMQEAKKACKSEALDGIDYSKIPLALEEDFEYRDDYKFNADEHDMDDSRTPPQELCDVDIKEEETNETFNETYNNHSNDITVNGERLSVSPNHSRNGLHEPESPAGSALDTSAVGGGFMPPSGSDMSGFQPSFNMNNISATLEALNALRSGQFPSAAAAAAAAIQQHQAQAQAQAAALQQHSNNNNNNNNNNNEDDDELPKPLAKRQRTSSSSLVGDEQQQPQQTSLPMTTSVPQTADSQALERSGVSSVVASSSGSNVVATSAGNSFEMRMFMEMQSKEHMMRMKILEVQLQAAKHSRDLVEINKTLALQKLQELASKRLPS encoded by the exons GTGAACAAACAGTACACAGCCAACGATCTGGAGGCTTTTATGAAAATAGCCGCCAACTGGCAAAGCACCAACCACAATTTGCTGGAGGGTGTCGATTTAAAGCAAG AGATGACACAGTACATGAACAGTCCGTCGATGAACATGTACAAGAAGCGCGAACGCACACAGAACTGGAATCATCAGGAGAAGAAATACTTGCTGGATCTGTGCCGCAAGGATATGCGCATCATTGAGAACAAACGGCTCGATGCTGGCCTCACTGCCGTCAAGAACAAGGCCTGGAAGATCATACACCAGAAGTTCTCCAATCAATTTGGCACCGATCGCACCTGCAATCGCCTCAAAGAGCAATGGCGACGCATGAAAG CTTGCACACGCAATGAGATATTGGACTATAATAATCGCCTGGCCAGATTTGGCGCTGAGGTTGCCGATCGCAAGAAGCCATCGCCGTTTACCTTCGAGGTCTGGGACTTCATGCAGGAGGCGAAGAAGGCCTGCAAATCGGAGGCACTTGATGGCATTGATTACTCCAAGATACCGCTGGCGCTCGAGGAGGACTTTGAGTATCGCGACGACTACAAATTCAATGCCGATGAGCATGACATGGACGA CAGTCGCACACCCCCTCAAGAGCTCTGCGATGTGGACATCAAGGAGGAGGAGACTAATGAGACCTTTAACGAAACGTATAACAATCACAGCAATGACATCACTGTCAATGGGGAACGTCTCAGCGTCTCGCCCAATCACAGTCGCAACGGCCTCCACGAACCCGAGAGTCCGGCTGGCTCAGCGCTGGACACGAGCGCGGTTGGCGGTGGCTTTATGCCGCCCAGTGGCAGCGACATGTCTGGCTTTCAGCCCAGCTTCAACATGAACAACATATCCGCCACACTGGAGGCGCTCAATGCACTGCGCAGTGGCCAATTTCCAAGCGCTGcggccgcagcagctgctgccataCAACAGCATCAGGCACAGGCACAAGCACAGGCTGCCGCCTTGcaacagcacagcaacaacaataataacaacaacaacaataacaacgaggatgatgatgagctgCCCAAGCCGTTGGCCAAGCGTCAGCgcacgagcagcagcagcttggtcggcgacgagcagcagcagccgcaacagaCATCGCTGCCGATGACGACAAGTGTGCCACAGACCGCCGACAGTCAAGCGCTGGAGCGCAGCGGAGTCAGCAGCgttgtggcaagcagcagtggcagcaatgTTGTGGCCACCTCAGCTGGCAATTCGTTTGAGATGCGCATGTTCATGGAGATGCAGAGCAAGGAGCACATGATGCGCATGAAGATACTCGAGGTGCAATTGCAGGCAGCCAAGCATAGTCGCGATCTCGTCGAGATTAACAAGACGCTGGCGCTCCAGAAGCTCCAAGAATTGGCCAGCAAGCGGTTGCCCAGTTAG